The proteins below are encoded in one region of Maridesulfovibrio ferrireducens:
- a CDS encoding A24 family peptidase, with amino-acid sequence MPLSTINFMNASPAAITAAALIGAVLGSFYACAVYRYIAGQTLTNPPRSMCPECGHKIKWYENIPLVSFFLLRGKCSECRKPISPMYPVIESVSILWAILLMFMYGPSTLWIMYMFFGGLMIVASFIDLKTFILPDIITIPGSIAAIPCAALFTNVGWEGALLGAVLGGGMFWSLRLLYRGLKGVEGLGLGDVKIMCMIGALAGPQNLPLVITIAAFSGLCAGLIMMLVKKREYGSMIPFGPFLALGAMLSILYAEPFWLWYLLG; translated from the coding sequence ATGCCATTATCCACAATAAATTTTATGAATGCATCTCCCGCCGCGATTACAGCAGCAGCCCTAATCGGCGCAGTGCTCGGCAGTTTTTATGCATGTGCTGTATACCGCTATATTGCAGGACAAACCCTTACAAATCCGCCACGCTCAATGTGCCCTGAGTGCGGACATAAAATCAAGTGGTATGAAAATATTCCACTGGTGAGCTTTTTTTTACTGAGAGGAAAATGTTCGGAATGCCGCAAACCGATCAGCCCCATGTATCCGGTAATAGAATCCGTTTCCATATTATGGGCAATTTTACTAATGTTTATGTACGGTCCATCAACTTTATGGATTATGTACATGTTTTTCGGCGGACTTATGATTGTCGCATCTTTTATCGACCTGAAAACTTTTATCCTCCCGGACATCATAACCATCCCCGGTTCAATAGCAGCCATTCCCTGCGCGGCTCTGTTCACAAATGTAGGATGGGAAGGAGCTCTGCTCGGAGCAGTTCTCGGCGGAGGAATGTTCTGGTCGCTGAGGCTTCTTTATCGCGGACTCAAAGGAGTTGAAGGATTGGGGCTCGGTGATGTAAAAATTATGTGCATGATAGGAGCGTTAGCCGGACCGCAAAACCTTCCGCTTGTAATTACGATTGCCGCTTTTTCGGGATTATGCGCGGGACTTATTATGATGCTGGTAAAAAAGAGAGAGTATGGAAGCATGATCCCCTTCGGGCCTTTTCTGGCTCTGGGAGCAATGCTCAGCATTCTTTACGCAGAACCATTCTGGTTATGGTATTTACTCGGCTAA
- a CDS encoding phenylacetate--CoA ligase family protein, producing the protein MSGKYRLIPELEPEELAKKQLEGLKWTVSHTAENCPFYASQYKEKSIEPGEIKTLDDIRKLPFTSADDLKDGYPLPLLSVPEEQVVRIHGSSGTTGKRKILSYTQKDLDTWKNMFARCYELAGLTTLDRVQICVGYGLWTAGAGFQLGSEHFGAMTLPVGPGMLEIQLQILVDLEATCLCSTASMALLLGEEAHKAGLTDKLKLKRCIFGGEAHTPKMRKQFEESLGLESSHDISGMTELYGPGAGIECQAHDGIHYWGDEYIVEIIDPVTLEPVADGETGELVVTTLNKEASPLVRYRTHDLTRIIPGKCSCGCSMPRHDHISGRSDDMFIFRGVNIYPGQIGSVLEFFSEASSEYQIFLERREGLDHMSVRVERKPGISAENDANLAKAICDRIRKFILVRANVQILKPGLLPRSFAKTKRVFDERS; encoded by the coding sequence ATGAGCGGTAAATATAGACTTATTCCAGAGCTTGAACCTGAGGAATTAGCGAAGAAGCAGCTTGAAGGACTCAAGTGGACGGTCTCTCATACTGCTGAGAACTGTCCGTTTTATGCTTCGCAATATAAAGAAAAATCTATTGAACCCGGTGAGATAAAAACTCTGGATGATATTAGAAAACTTCCTTTTACCTCCGCAGATGATTTGAAAGACGGCTACCCGTTGCCGCTTTTGTCTGTTCCTGAGGAACAAGTCGTAAGAATCCACGGTTCAAGCGGAACAACCGGAAAACGGAAAATTTTATCGTACACTCAAAAAGATCTTGATACATGGAAAAATATGTTTGCCCGCTGTTACGAACTTGCCGGGCTGACAACTCTTGATCGGGTGCAGATTTGTGTGGGGTATGGTCTCTGGACTGCCGGGGCCGGATTCCAACTCGGTTCTGAACATTTCGGAGCAATGACTCTGCCTGTCGGGCCGGGAATGCTGGAAATTCAACTTCAAATTTTGGTTGATCTAGAGGCTACATGTCTTTGCTCGACCGCCTCCATGGCGCTGCTTTTGGGCGAAGAGGCTCACAAGGCGGGTTTAACTGATAAGCTTAAACTCAAGCGTTGTATTTTCGGAGGAGAAGCTCATACTCCCAAAATGCGTAAACAGTTTGAAGAGTCACTCGGGCTTGAATCAAGTCACGATATTTCCGGTATGACCGAGCTTTATGGGCCGGGAGCGGGCATTGAATGTCAGGCTCATGACGGAATTCATTATTGGGGTGATGAATACATTGTTGAAATTATTGATCCCGTTACTCTTGAACCTGTCGCAGATGGTGAAACAGGGGAACTTGTTGTTACTACACTCAATAAAGAAGCTTCTCCGCTTGTGCGTTACCGGACTCATGACCTAACCCGGATTATTCCCGGAAAGTGCTCATGCGGGTGTTCTATGCCGCGTCATGACCATATTTCAGGTCGAAGCGATGATATGTTTATCTTCCGTGGTGTAAATATTTATCCGGGGCAGATCGGTTCTGTGCTTGAATTTTTCTCGGAAGCCAGTTCGGAGTATCAGATTTTTCTAGAAAGACGCGAAGGACTTGATCACATGTCTGTCAGGGTTGAGCGTAAACCCGGGATCTCCGCAGAAAATGATGCAAATCTAGCCAAAGCTATTTGTGATAGAATCCGTAAATTTATTTTGGTCAGGGCAAATGTTCAAATTTTGAAGCCCGGACTTTTGCCGAGAAGTTTCGCAAAAACAAAACGTGTTTTTGATGAGAGATCTTGA